A single window of Streptomyces sp. NBC_00464 DNA harbors:
- a CDS encoding VOC family protein has translation MDINIHSSFLPHDDPDASLAFYRDVLGFEVRGDVGQGAMRWITVGPADQPGTSLVLEPPYADPSVTDEERATVVAMMAKGTFARVLLDTADLDATFEKVQAGTSEIVQEPTTQPYGVRDFAVRDPAGNLIRIQERR, from the coding sequence ATGGACATCAACATTCACTCCAGTTTCCTTCCGCACGACGACCCCGACGCCTCGCTGGCCTTCTACCGCGACGTGCTCGGCTTCGAGGTACGGGGCGACGTCGGCCAGGGCGCGATGCGCTGGATCACGGTCGGCCCCGCCGACCAGCCCGGCACGTCCCTCGTGCTGGAGCCGCCGTACGCCGATCCCTCGGTCACCGACGAGGAGCGGGCCACCGTCGTCGCGATGATGGCCAAGGGCACCTTCGCCCGCGTCCTCCTGGACACGGCCGACCTCGACGCCACCTTCGAGAAGGTGCAGGCCGGCACCTCCGAGATCGTCCAGGAGCCGACCACGCAGCCATACGGCGTACGCGACTTCGCCGTCCGCGACCCCGCAGGCAACCTGATCCGCATCCAGGAACGGCGCTGA
- a CDS encoding helix-turn-helix transcriptional regulator: MTSRTDPAQHLSDLARLRRVRDRIDREYAQPLDVEALARGVHMSAGHLSREFRRAYGEPPYGYLMTRRIERAMALLRRGDLSVTEICFEVGCSSLGTFSTRFTELVGVPPSVYRREAEEAERAEQAGAGVPSCLEKQVTRPVRNREAPVRKPD; this comes from the coding sequence GTGACCAGCAGAACCGATCCCGCGCAGCACCTGAGCGATCTCGCGCGGCTGCGCCGCGTCCGTGACCGCATAGACAGGGAGTACGCGCAGCCGCTGGACGTCGAGGCGCTCGCGCGCGGCGTGCACATGTCGGCCGGGCATCTCAGCCGGGAGTTCCGGCGCGCCTACGGGGAGCCCCCGTACGGCTACCTCATGACGCGGCGCATCGAGCGGGCGATGGCCCTGCTGCGGCGCGGCGACCTCAGCGTCACCGAGATCTGCTTCGAGGTCGGCTGCTCGTCGCTGGGGACCTTCAGCACCCGCTTCACGGAACTGGTCGGGGTGCCGCCCAGCGTCTACCGGCGCGAGGCGGAGGAGGCCGAGCGGGCCGAGCAGGCCGGGGCGGGGGTGCCTTCGTGTCTGGAGAAGCAGGTGACACGACCGGTCAGGAATCGAGAAGCGCCGGTCAGGAAGCCGGATTAG